One Nitrospira defluvii DNA window includes the following coding sequences:
- a CDS encoding adenylate kinase produces MRIVFLGAPGVGKGTQADRVTAQFGWPKISTGDLLREAVRNQTPLGLEAKKSMDAGKLVPDTVVIGMVREKLADGSCKNGFVLDGFPRTVAQAEELSTIMREKGLKLDRVVNFRVSRKDVVQRLSGRRSCQKCQSVFHVDFAPPRVDGQCDRCGGSLVQRSDDKPETIEARLKVYDEQTAPLISYYEEKGNLSHLDGAGRMDQVYGRLSTLLAGLGAQ; encoded by the coding sequence ATGCGAATCGTATTTCTTGGTGCTCCAGGTGTCGGCAAGGGAACTCAGGCTGATCGAGTCACGGCTCAATTCGGTTGGCCGAAGATCTCTACTGGGGACCTGTTGCGCGAGGCAGTCCGCAATCAGACGCCACTAGGGCTAGAAGCAAAAAAAAGTATGGACGCCGGCAAGCTCGTACCGGACACGGTGGTTATCGGAATGGTTCGAGAAAAGTTGGCGGATGGCTCCTGTAAAAACGGCTTTGTTCTCGATGGATTCCCCCGAACCGTTGCGCAAGCTGAAGAGTTGAGTACTATCATGCGCGAGAAGGGGTTGAAACTCGATCGTGTCGTGAATTTTCGAGTTTCCAGGAAGGATGTTGTCCAGCGACTGAGTGGCAGACGCAGTTGCCAAAAATGCCAGAGCGTGTTCCATGTAGACTTTGCACCACCAAGGGTTGACGGGCAATGCGATCGATGTGGCGGGAGTCTCGTCCAGCGGAGTGATGATAAACCAGAAACGATCGAAGCCCGATTGAAGGTGTATGACGAGCAAACGGCGCCCTTGATCTCGTATTACGAGGAGAAGGGTAACTTAAGCCATCTCGATGGTGCCGGTCGGATGGATCAAGTATACGGCAGACTATCTACCCTGCTCGCCGGGCTTGGCGCTCAATGA
- the secY gene encoding preprotein translocase subunit SecY, which yields MFERLLASFQNIFKIPELRTRVLFTLGMLIVYRVGAHIPTPGINGEALSDFLQKQGGALLGFLDIFSGGSLSRLTIFALGIMPYISASIILQLLTVVIPHLSKLAKEGERGRKKIIQYTRFGTIVIALIQGFGIAVGLEQMNQGAFVLSPGWGFRFMTVITLCAGTGFLMWLGEQITERGIGNGISLIIFAGIVARLPAAVAQTFDLYKVGQLSFPLLVALTVVMFGVVAAIVFLESGRRKVPVQYAKRVIGRRVYGGQSTHIPLKINTAGVIPPIFASSIIAFPATIAGFFETPWIKAIGSQLAPGSLLYTLMYVGLIVFFCFFYTAVVMNPVDMADNLKKYGGFVPGIRPGQRTSDYIYSVLTKITFAGAIYLAIVCVIPEFLIYKLNMPFYFGGTSLLIVIGVGLDTAQQIESHLLNRNYDGFLQKGKLRGRTT from the coding sequence GTGTTTGAGCGTTTGCTAGCCAGTTTCCAAAACATTTTCAAGATTCCTGAGCTCCGTACGCGCGTACTGTTCACGCTTGGTATGCTGATTGTCTACCGCGTCGGCGCTCATATTCCTACGCCTGGGATCAATGGCGAAGCCTTGTCTGATTTCCTTCAGAAGCAAGGTGGAGCGTTGCTTGGTTTCTTGGACATTTTTTCTGGAGGGTCCCTGTCGAGGTTGACGATCTTTGCCCTGGGCATTATGCCCTACATCAGTGCTTCGATCATTCTTCAACTACTCACTGTTGTCATCCCCCATTTATCAAAGTTGGCGAAAGAGGGAGAGCGCGGGCGAAAGAAAATTATTCAATATACCCGTTTTGGGACAATCGTCATTGCCTTGATTCAGGGGTTTGGCATAGCGGTAGGACTCGAGCAGATGAACCAAGGGGCTTTTGTCCTGAGCCCAGGTTGGGGGTTCCGTTTTATGACAGTCATCACCCTCTGCGCGGGAACGGGATTTTTGATGTGGTTGGGCGAGCAGATCACCGAACGGGGTATCGGGAACGGGATTTCCTTGATTATTTTTGCAGGCATTGTCGCAAGACTGCCTGCGGCCGTGGCCCAGACGTTTGATTTATACAAGGTTGGGCAGTTGAGCTTTCCGTTGTTGGTGGCCTTGACCGTCGTGATGTTCGGCGTTGTTGCGGCTATCGTGTTTTTGGAGAGTGGTCGCCGAAAAGTTCCGGTTCAATATGCCAAGCGTGTCATAGGACGAAGAGTATATGGTGGACAGAGCACGCACATCCCGCTCAAAATCAACACGGCTGGGGTGATTCCTCCTATCTTTGCATCCTCCATTATTGCCTTTCCCGCAACTATTGCCGGGTTTTTTGAAACCCCATGGATCAAGGCGATTGGGTCGCAACTTGCTCCCGGTTCCCTATTGTACACTCTGATGTACGTTGGTCTGATAGTGTTTTTCTGCTTCTTTTACACCGCCGTCGTGATGAATCCTGTTGATATGGCTGACAATCTCAAGAAGTATGGGGGATTCGTGCCGGGAATTAGGCCCGGCCAGCGAACGTCCGACTATATTTATTCGGTGCTCACGAAAATTACGTTTGCGGGGGCCATCTATTTAGCGATCGTGTGTGTCATTCCGGAATTCCTGATCTACAAATTGAATATGCCATTTTACTTCGGGGGCACCTCCCTCTTGATTGTGATCGGAGTGGGGTTGGATACCGCTCAGCAGATTGAATCCCATCTCTTGAACCGAAACTACGATGGGTTCCTCCAAAAGGGAAAACTCCGGGGTCGCACGACCTAA
- the rplO gene encoding 50S ribosomal protein L15, with translation MKLHDLAPSRGAKHKRKRIGRGPGSGHGKTATKGHKGLKARSGGGKRPGFEGGQMPLIRRVPKYGFTNQFRTEYTIINLKSLAGLETTEAITPQLLMNEGLVRRKGELIKILAQGELTKPLVIQAHKFSKSAEAKIQAAGGRAEVIPCV, from the coding sequence ATGAAGTTGCATGATCTTGCTCCCTCCCGTGGGGCGAAGCACAAAAGAAAACGGATTGGACGCGGGCCTGGATCTGGCCATGGGAAAACCGCTACCAAGGGGCACAAGGGATTAAAAGCCAGGTCCGGCGGTGGGAAGCGCCCGGGATTTGAGGGCGGCCAGATGCCGTTGATCCGTCGTGTCCCTAAGTATGGCTTCACCAATCAATTTCGCACAGAATACACGATCATTAATTTAAAAAGTTTGGCTGGTCTCGAAACGACTGAAGCCATTACGCCCCAACTCTTGATGAATGAAGGCCTTGTTCGACGCAAAGGAGAGCTGATTAAGATCCTGGCCCAGGGTGAGCTCACAAAGCCACTTGTGATCCAGGCTCATAAATTCAGCAAATCAGCGGAGGCAAAGATTCAGGCAGCCGGGGGGAGGGCCGAGGTCATTCCCTGTGTTTGA
- the rpmD gene encoding 50S ribosomal protein L30, with protein MTTEKKSPGAQQSLRITLKRSPIGTPYKHRLVLRGLGLRKLNATVLRPASDQVKGMIAKVGYLLEVSPQ; from the coding sequence ATGACTACTGAAAAGAAATCCCCAGGGGCTCAACAGAGCCTTCGTATCACCCTAAAGCGCAGTCCAATCGGAACGCCCTACAAACATCGCTTGGTCCTCAGAGGACTGGGGTTGAGGAAACTCAATGCCACCGTTCTCAGACCAGCAAGCGACCAAGTCAAAGGTATGATCGCCAAGGTAGGCTATTTACTGGAAGTGAGTCCCCAATGA
- the rpsE gene encoding 30S ribosomal protein S5: protein MRVNPEDLSLKDKVVFINRVAKVVKGGKRFNFCALVVVGDGQGYVGVGKGKAAEVPVAISKAVEQAKKHLVKVPIKAGTIPHEVHGLFGAEHVLLKPAADGTGIIAGGAVRAVVELAGAHNIIAKTLGRGNPFNAVRATLNGLQQLCDPQEIMRLRRTLGSEAQVHV from the coding sequence GTGCGAGTGAATCCGGAAGATTTAAGCTTAAAAGACAAGGTGGTATTTATCAACCGCGTCGCAAAAGTTGTCAAGGGCGGTAAGCGCTTCAACTTTTGCGCACTGGTCGTAGTCGGCGATGGCCAAGGGTATGTCGGCGTTGGCAAAGGAAAGGCGGCCGAAGTTCCAGTTGCTATTTCAAAGGCGGTTGAGCAGGCCAAGAAACATTTGGTGAAGGTCCCAATCAAGGCCGGTACGATTCCCCATGAAGTGCACGGACTTTTTGGCGCTGAACACGTACTCTTGAAACCGGCTGCGGATGGGACCGGCATTATTGCCGGGGGTGCCGTTCGTGCCGTCGTCGAGCTTGCCGGAGCCCACAACATTATTGCGAAGACTCTTGGAAGGGGCAACCCCTTCAACGCCGTCAGAGCGACTCTTAACGGGCTGCAACAGCTGTGCGATCCGCAGGAAATTATGCGACTTCGGCGCACACTTGGCAGCGAAGCGCAGGTGCATGTCTAA
- the rplR gene encoding 50S ribosomal protein L18 yields MNTQEKNRKLARRKQRVRKSVVGTSDRPRLNVFRSRAHIYAQIIDDLRGHTVAAASTLDESLRQSVKSTGGIEGAKAVGKLIAERAKAAKVSTVVFDRGGRLYHGRVKALADASREGGLQF; encoded by the coding sequence ATGAATACCCAAGAGAAAAATAGAAAACTAGCCCGGCGGAAACAGCGAGTCCGAAAATCTGTGGTTGGGACGAGCGATCGTCCGCGTCTGAATGTATTCCGCAGCCGCGCTCATATTTATGCGCAAATCATTGATGACCTTCGTGGTCACACAGTCGCGGCAGCGTCGACCCTGGATGAATCATTGCGCCAATCAGTGAAGTCGACTGGAGGGATTGAGGGAGCGAAGGCCGTTGGAAAGCTGATCGCCGAACGCGCAAAAGCAGCCAAGGTCTCCACGGTTGTTTTTGACCGAGGGGGTCGATTATACCATGGACGCGTGAAGGCCTTGGCCGATGCCTCTCGTGAAGGAGGCCTTCAGTTTTAG
- the rplF gene encoding 50S ribosomal protein L6, whose amino-acid sequence MSRIGRKPISVPTGVDVKVAGRVVSVKGPMGKLDWRLADGLNVAVNEGHLVVNRSGDARELRAMHGLVRAELSNIIQGVTKGYEKALEITGVGYKAQLQGREMSFNVGYINPVTYTVPQGIDVKVDKQTLISIRGIDKRLVGQVAANIRSIKPPDVYKQKGIRYAGEVLRKKAGKTGK is encoded by the coding sequence ATGTCGAGGATTGGGCGGAAACCTATTTCAGTGCCAACCGGGGTAGATGTTAAAGTTGCCGGTCGTGTTGTGTCGGTCAAGGGGCCAATGGGAAAGCTTGACTGGCGATTAGCCGATGGCTTGAATGTTGCTGTGAACGAGGGGCATCTTGTCGTCAATCGATCGGGCGACGCGAGGGAACTTCGGGCCATGCATGGCTTGGTTCGCGCTGAGCTCAGCAATATCATTCAAGGCGTGACCAAGGGTTACGAAAAGGCGTTAGAAATCACAGGTGTTGGGTACAAGGCTCAGCTTCAGGGCCGAGAAATGAGTTTTAATGTCGGGTATATCAACCCCGTGACCTATACCGTCCCTCAGGGAATTGATGTCAAAGTCGACAAGCAGACACTGATTTCCATTCGCGGAATTGACAAGCGTCTGGTCGGGCAGGTCGCCGCAAATATTCGATCGATTAAACCCCCTGACGTGTACAAGCAGAAGGGCATTCGGTACGCCGGCGAAGTCTTGAGGAAAAAGGCCGGCAAAACCGGCAAATAG
- the rpsH gene encoding 30S ribosomal protein S8 produces MITDPIADLLVRLGNAARRRQDVVKVPVSKVKRQILNILGREGFILGYDEQKEKGLPIFSVQLRYVDEARPMITGMRRISKPGRRVYVGRDDVPKVRNGIGVAVISTSKGLMTDTDSRRAGLGGEVLCSVW; encoded by the coding sequence ATGATTACTGATCCCATTGCTGATTTGTTGGTGCGTCTCGGGAATGCCGCTCGCCGTCGCCAAGATGTCGTCAAGGTCCCGGTTTCCAAGGTGAAGCGGCAGATTCTCAATATTCTGGGGAGGGAAGGCTTTATCCTAGGCTACGATGAGCAAAAGGAAAAGGGTTTGCCGATCTTCTCAGTTCAGCTTCGGTATGTTGATGAAGCGCGCCCGATGATTACCGGAATGCGGAGAATCAGTAAGCCTGGTCGTCGCGTGTATGTGGGAAGAGACGATGTCCCAAAAGTCAGGAATGGGATAGGGGTGGCTGTTATCTCCACCTCCAAGGGTCTCATGACCGATACTGATTCCAGGCGAGCAGGGTTGGGTGGAGAGGTTCTTTGTTCTGTGTGGTAA
- a CDS encoding type Z 30S ribosomal protein S14: MSRLALKNKAAVKAKFSCRDYHRCGICGRVRGFLRRFRMCRICFRFLSLKGEIPGVRKSSW; the protein is encoded by the coding sequence GTGTCAAGATTAGCGCTAAAGAATAAGGCGGCAGTCAAAGCAAAGTTTTCGTGCCGCGATTATCACCGATGTGGTATTTGCGGGAGGGTGCGAGGTTTCTTGCGCCGGTTTCGCATGTGCCGTATTTGTTTTAGATTTTTGAGCCTCAAGGGAGAGATCCCTGGGGTACGTAAGTCGAGTTGGTAA
- the rplE gene encoding 50S ribosomal protein L5: MAKVEKGKGGKGAAPKSSSKKEVTSPEVSRDAGTEHQFSPRLRDTYREQVIPALMKEFGYGNLMQVPRLDRIVLNVGMGEAIQNVKLLESAATELGIITGQKPITTRAKKAIAGFKLRQGMPIGAKVTLRSRRMWEFLDRLITLALPRIRDFRGISPKAFDGRGNYTLGLKEQLIFPEIEYDSVASIHGMDITIVTTARTNDEGKALLKHLGMPFRA; the protein is encoded by the coding sequence ATGGCAAAAGTAGAGAAGGGTAAGGGCGGAAAGGGAGCTGCGCCCAAATCGTCCAGCAAGAAAGAAGTGACTTCGCCTGAAGTGTCCCGGGATGCGGGCACTGAACATCAGTTCTCTCCGAGGCTGAGGGATACCTATCGTGAGCAGGTGATTCCAGCTCTGATGAAAGAATTTGGCTATGGCAATCTGATGCAAGTGCCACGGCTCGACAGAATTGTCTTAAACGTCGGCATGGGCGAGGCGATCCAGAATGTGAAATTGCTGGAGAGTGCCGCTACCGAACTGGGGATTATCACAGGGCAAAAACCTATAACTACGAGAGCGAAGAAGGCGATCGCCGGCTTTAAACTACGTCAAGGGATGCCGATTGGAGCCAAGGTCACCCTTCGAAGCCGAAGGATGTGGGAGTTTCTGGATAGACTGATTACCCTCGCGCTTCCGCGCATTCGTGATTTTCGTGGGATTTCCCCTAAGGCCTTTGATGGTCGTGGCAACTACACTCTTGGATTGAAGGAACAGTTAATTTTTCCTGAGATTGAATATGATAGTGTCGCCTCCATTCATGGGATGGATATTACCATCGTCACGACCGCTCGGACGAATGATGAAGGGAAGGCGCTGTTAAAGCACCTTGGCATGCCGTTTCGTGCGTAG
- the rplX gene encoding 50S ribosomal protein L24 has product MARIKTKIRKGDTVVVTTGRERGKSGKVLSVDTVNGKVLVEKLNMIKRHTKPNQKLRQGGILEREAPLSISNVMFLCPVTKKPTRLGIKRQEDGRRIRLSKKSKETVE; this is encoded by the coding sequence ATGGCACGAATCAAAACAAAAATTCGCAAGGGCGACACTGTAGTCGTGACAACCGGTCGCGAGCGAGGGAAGTCCGGCAAAGTGCTGTCGGTCGATACCGTGAACGGCAAGGTGCTCGTAGAGAAGCTCAACATGATCAAGCGTCACACGAAGCCTAACCAAAAGTTGCGGCAAGGTGGGATACTTGAGCGTGAAGCACCTCTGTCTATTTCCAATGTCATGTTTTTGTGTCCAGTAACGAAGAAACCTACTCGGTTGGGGATCAAGCGCCAAGAAGATGGGCGACGGATCAGGCTGAGTAAGAAGTCAAAAGAAACTGTCGAATAG
- the rplN gene encoding 50S ribosomal protein L14, with product MIQNYTYMDVADNSGAKQVMCFHVLGGTRRRYGSLGDIVVVAVKEAIPQAGVKKGDVSRAVIVRTTKEVRRDDGSYIKFDRNACVLINAQGEPVGTRIFGPVARELRWKKFMKIISLAPEVL from the coding sequence TCCGGCGCGAAGCAAGTCATGTGTTTTCACGTTCTTGGTGGAACCCGGCGTCGGTATGGGTCGCTTGGGGATATCGTGGTAGTAGCTGTGAAGGAAGCAATTCCGCAGGCGGGTGTCAAGAAGGGCGATGTCAGTCGAGCCGTCATTGTGCGGACGACCAAAGAAGTGCGTCGGGATGATGGTTCGTACATCAAATTTGACCGTAACGCCTGTGTGTTGATTAATGCCCAAGGAGAGCCTGTAGGAACACGCATTTTCGGCCCAGTGGCTCGTGAACTTCGCTGGAAGAAGTTCATGAAAATTATTTCGCTTGCGCCGGAAGTCCTGTAG